CCGTGATGGAAATCGCTGTACCCTCCAATTTACATCCGCAGATGAAGAAGGCCGCAGCATTGTGCAAGAATTCACCAAGGAAGGAAAATACTATATGCCTAGAGGAAAACACTATACGGATAGAGGACTGAACATGGTGTTGGCCCCCTGCAACGGCCTACTGTGTATTTACAGAAGATACTTTTTATTGGGGATGATTGGGCCTTTTCATTTATGTAATCCTATAACTCACCAATTTGAAATACTCCCAGAGTGCTCTCCACAAACATGGGGCCATGCAATTGGTTTTGGACATGTACCTTCTACGGGAGAGTACAAAGTTGTGAGGATATTCACTGCAGAATTTGTGCACGGAGACGACATAGACGGTGATTTCGGTTGTGAAATCTTTAGCATTAAACGTGAAGGTAATTATTATTCATCATCAGATTCTTGGAGAGTCATTAATCGATCCAAGTGCCCATATCCAATTCGTAATACCGCTGTTTTTGTTAATGGACGTCTTCACTGGGTAGTCAATACTGAATGTCGTTTTCCACCAGATCATGACAATGCCATAATTTTCTTCGATTTGGCTAGTGAAACTTTTGGGTATGTCCCCCATCCTCCAGATTACCAGCATGAACAAGAAAGTTCCATTTATGTGTTGGATTTGGCAGGTACCCTTTGCCTACTTGACTTTGATGAAAATCTGATTCGACTATGGATGCTTGATGATTATGACAAAGGCATCTGGGCCGAAACACATAACATCATGTTAGACCCTCTGCCTTTGGAAGACGGTATAAGCTTTAAATTTATGGCGGGCAGGGAATTATTGATGGCACCTTGGCATTGTAAATACAGACTCTACTACAACATTGACACGCGAACTTTTAGAAGAGTTGAAAAGCCTGAGCCTGCAGGATCTCATGGGTGGACTTTTGGATACTACTGGGAAAGCTATGAAGATCTGATGGAAAATCACAAAGTACTAGCATTATGTTAGGAATCTTGgaattcttttcatttttttcccctaGTTTATCGACTTCTGCTTGTTCTTGgaattcttttcatttttttcccctaGTTTATCGACTTCtgcttgttctttttttttttcctcctttatGAGGATAGCAATACACTTTTGCCTTGTTTAATATATATTTCAATTCTAGTGTTCAATAATATTTTTTCCAATTTACTTACAAATCATAGAGACATGAGTTGAGTTTTCTAGCTAGCCGCAACATAGGTAAATTGCATATAATTCCTTGTGGTTTTTCATGCATCCACATCACACCCTCCCCCCTACCTTTCAAGTTTTCAAAATAACTACATAACTCCCTATGATTTTGGCACTCCAAAAATTTATGTGATGGAATCATAATATCCacttaaccttttttttttggataaatggGGGCAGGGTTTGAATTCAGAATTTCTTATTTATAATCTCTCCTACCTTACCACTCAATCCAACTCTCTCCCCTTCCCCCCAGTTATTAATAGTAATcaataacaaataaataaatcaacTAACATTATTATGTGAGATGCTCCAATTAAGTTCAATTGACAACCGAAAACAGTGCAGTTTTCAGTTCACTGGTAGAACAATGGAAGACTCAGAAAACCGAGACTGGCGTTCCAATGCTCCTATTTAGGCAGCAGAGTCAATGCTTAGGGAAAAACCGAGCAGCAATTTGAAGAGATCTTTTGAAACATGCGGTGACTTCTACAGGAAACGAATTTAACACTGGAACTATCGGCACTAGGTGTCATTAAATGCCATATTGAAAATGCTTGGAAGCCTCCCATACACATCTTATATGAACTAACCTCGGGTATATCAGGTATTTCCTAGATAGCAAAGCTCGGGTTAGCCCACATGAACTAAAATTCTGGTTCCAAAAGTTGCTcggacaaaaaagaaaaaaaatgaaaaaaaaaaagcttcttGGGCAGTCAAAAGCTGCTTTCACACTtcaattcatttcttcttcctAACATATTTCTTATGAGTTACCCCAAATGTAGTCCTCCGCTCATCTCCCAACAACGTCCATCCTTTTCTCATACTGCAGACAGGTAAAAAAGAAACCAAATGTCAAACACAGATCATATAGTAGGTTGCAGCACCACAAACATAGAGGCCTTGTATCAGCATGCATAAAAGAAGGATTACCAACACCTACAAAGACTCGAAAGCACAAGCTGTCTGCGAAGAGAAAGTAATGTTCCCGCTCGCTAGTtaacaagaagactagaagaaCCCATGAGCCAAGACGGGTTCAACTAGTTCAGTATTTTTCCACATATCTTTTATGATTCTGCGCGTACAACCAGAGGTGCAAACTAAGCTGAGTCGAAGCGGGAAAGCAGGTTACATATTGCAAAAGAATTAGAAGCACTCTCACACGACTTTATAGTGTTTGACGAACCAAGTACTCCATAAACAAGTACTTCCTCAGAATTGCACATTATGTAGTGCTTTATTAGAATATGGTAACCGGAGCTAGAAAGCTATCAATTACCAGCGATTTGAGCAACACAGAAAGATAATATTACCATCAGGGCAAGAACTTGCTCAGGACATCCTATGGGAAAACTCATTACGCAAAAAAAACTCATTACgcaaaaaagttttttttaagCGCTAGACTCATTATGCAAAATTATTCAGCAAAAACTGCATGAAGCCCATTTACATCACAAATGAAAATAGTTTTCTTCCCGTGATGACTAGAAAGTATGAAGTCTCAAGTGAAACGAGTCCGCACACCTGTCTAGACTAGAGCCAGCCAGAGAGGAGAAACGAATCCGGACACCCCTCTCTCTTCCGCTGCCACCAGCAACTTTATCCCTGTGCTTTTTcgttttttggggtggggatacGTGTcttttagtcttcactgaacCTTTTGCCATTTCTATGTAATAtcagcgaaatctgaactcatctttaatcctgtcttGAAACGAGTCCGAACACCTGTTAAGACTAGAGCCAATCAGAGAGGAATTGTCAGTCATGTGACTGGACGCAGTTGGGAGGGACGTCGCATTAGAAACTTTTCTTACCCTCTTACCAGATTTCGGATGCCATGTCTTTGATTGATTGACCCCTTTTTTGACATCCTACGGAACTTTTCTCCAATTTATTaaggataattttagaaaccacCCCAGAGGTTCTTGCTAATATTTAGATAAACTCTCATCAAGGGCTCTCCGTGTCATTTTCAGCAACAATTAGAACTCAAATTTAACTCACTAATCGCACATTATGCAAGGCAAAAGTATAGGACTGCATAACACCAAACAATCTTTAA
This portion of the Coffea eugenioides isolate CCC68of chromosome 11, Ceug_1.0, whole genome shotgun sequence genome encodes:
- the LOC113752536 gene encoding F-box protein At5g49610-like; the protein is MAELPIEIVTNVLSRLPLKALFKCKCVCKTWCNLLSDSWFVKLWETKWRKLRFFYVEDLACSRDGNRCTLQFTSADEEGRSIVQEFTKEGKYYMPRGKHYTDRGLNMVLAPCNGLLCIYRRYFLLGMIGPFHLCNPITHQFEILPECSPQTWGHAIGFGHVPSTGEYKVVRIFTAEFVHGDDIDGDFGCEIFSIKREGNYYSSSDSWRVINRSKCPYPIRNTAVFVNGRLHWVVNTECRFPPDHDNAIIFFDLASETFGYVPHPPDYQHEQESSIYVLDLAGTLCLLDFDENLIRLWMLDDYDKGIWAETHNIMLDPLPLEDGISFKFMAGRELLMAPWHCKYRLYYNIDTRTFRRVEKPEPAGSHGWTFGYYWESYEDLMENHKVLALC